The nucleotide window TAGCAGTAGCCAATAAAGCCCTAGCTGAGAGACTGCCTGGATAAACTGGTCAAAATCTACCGGCTTCACCATGTAGCTGTTCACCCCGAGCTTGTAACTCTCCACCACGTCCCTCTCCTCCCTAGACGAGGTCAACACCACCACCGGCGTCGCCTTTGTCCTCTCGTCTGATTTAACCCTCCTCAATACCTCAAGCCCGTCCACCTTCGGT belongs to Thermodesulfobacteriota bacterium and includes:
- a CDS encoding response regulator — its product is PKVDGLEVLRRVKSDERTKATPVVVLTSSREERDVVESYKLGVNSYMVKPVDFDQFIQAVSQLGLYWLLLNQPPR